A region of Deltaproteobacteria bacterium DNA encodes the following proteins:
- the glpB gene encoding glycerol-3-phosphate dehydrogenase subunit GlpB: MTEEIERLQFLLDTSADKKVITCDLAVIGAGMSGMAASLFAADRGVDTVQIGIASQIIFSSGLLDLLGVHPVETAQTWKDPWKAIDRLVSDQSDHPFARIEKKHIREAFAEVTAFLGDAGLTYRSDQESNRFVITSLGTLKPTYCAPATMWNGIDALQTTPPGLIVDIRGLRGFSARQITETLKPVWPGLRHATIAFPGMHKAQELYTEPMARSLAVAQNRQALAGLLRPLVEDARVLGVPAILGMQNSRDVQTDMEAMIGIPVFEIPTMPPSIPGLRIREAFETKLPEKGVRVLYQQRVSRIEKTEDGFLLEVGSDKPMATIKTKGVVLATGRFLGKGLNADRKVIREPLLGLPVYQPGARLDWHRFDFLDRRGHLINRSGLEIDGRFRPVDASGKPIYNNLYATGSILAHQDWMRQKCGSGLAIATAYAAVKAFLESALV; encoded by the coding sequence TTGACAGAAGAAATCGAGAGGCTGCAATTCCTGTTGGATACAAGTGCAGACAAAAAAGTCATTACGTGCGACCTCGCCGTTATCGGGGCCGGCATGAGCGGCATGGCGGCATCGCTCTTTGCGGCCGACCGTGGTGTGGATACCGTTCAGATAGGCATCGCCAGCCAGATCATCTTTTCGAGCGGCCTTCTGGACCTGCTGGGAGTCCACCCCGTGGAAACGGCCCAAACCTGGAAGGACCCGTGGAAAGCCATCGATCGGCTCGTGTCGGACCAGAGCGACCACCCCTTTGCGCGCATCGAAAAAAAACACATCCGTGAAGCTTTTGCGGAGGTGACCGCCTTTTTGGGCGATGCAGGGCTGACATATCGTTCCGACCAGGAAAGCAACCGTTTTGTGATAACCTCCCTGGGCACGCTGAAACCCACCTATTGCGCACCCGCAACCATGTGGAACGGCATCGACGCATTGCAGACAACTCCCCCCGGTTTAATTGTCGACATCCGGGGACTGCGGGGATTCAGCGCACGGCAGATAACCGAAACCCTCAAGCCCGTATGGCCGGGCCTGCGCCATGCAACGATCGCTTTTCCCGGCATGCACAAGGCCCAGGAGCTCTACACCGAACCCATGGCCAGGTCCCTGGCAGTGGCCCAAAACAGGCAGGCGTTGGCCGGGCTTCTCAGGCCGCTGGTGGAGGATGCCCGGGTTCTGGGAGTGCCCGCGATCCTCGGCATGCAGAATTCCCGGGATGTCCAGACGGATATGGAGGCGATGATCGGCATTCCCGTTTTTGAAATACCCACCATGCCCCCATCCATACCGGGCCTGCGCATCAGGGAAGCCTTCGAGACGAAGCTTCCCGAAAAGGGGGTCCGGGTTCTATACCAACAGCGCGTTTCCCGAATCGAAAAGACGGAAGACGGGTTTCTGCTCGAGGTCGGAAGCGACAAACCGATGGCGACCATCAAAACAAAGGGGGTCGTTCTGGCCACCGGCCGCTTCCTGGGCAAAGGCCTCAACGCCGATCGCAAAGTGATCCGGGAACCGCTTTTAGGCCTGCCGGTATATCAGCCCGGTGCCCGTCTGGACTGGCATCGGTTCGACTTTCTGGACCGCCGGGGACACCTGATCAACCGCTCCGGACTCGAAATCGACGGCCGCTTCAGGCCGGTGGATGCATCCGGAAAACCTATTTACAACAACCTGTATGCCACCGGCTCCATCCTGGCCCACCAGGACTGGATGCGTCAGAAGTGCGGTTCCGGACTTGCCATTGCCACGGCCTATGCCGCGGTAAAGGCCTTTTTAGAATCAGCCCTTGTTTGA